Part of the Paludisphaera borealis genome, GACCAGCAGCGTGGCCAGCAGCCGAGGCTGCCATTCCAGAGCGACCGGCCCGCCAGTCTCGGCCAGGGGATAGACGATCGAGCCGAGGATCTCGTAAGCGATCGTCGCCAGGGCCACACCGACCAGCCCTCCAAGGACGGCCGCCGGAATGCGCCGGGGCTCGCCAAGGCCGAGGGCCAGTCCGGCCGCCACGCCGATGGGAAGCCACAAGCCCAGGTGCATAAGAACGGATCGTAGCAACTCGCCGGGACCGGCGTCCTCCGCGTCCAGGTAGAGGGACAGAACGGGCCAGGCCACCGCAGATCCGAGACCACCACCCACAATCAAACCGATCGTCGCGCCGAGGATCGCGGTTAAGCCGCTCCTCCGAGCGAAGCCACCCGCCAGCCCGACGCCCAGCCCGAGCATTCCTCCCAGCAGGGCGGATCTTAACGCCACCTCCTTGATCTGCGCCGCCCTCCGCGTGTTCGACGAAGGGCCTTGGTAAGTCGAGCCCGGGATTGAGATCGTGGTAAGGGCCGGCTTGAATTTGACCGCCTCCGTCTCCCCGATTCCCCCAGCGACGATTCCGACGACGAATGCGGTCAGGATCGCCCACCGTATCGGATTCGCCGGAGCCTGGAAGCGAGTACGGCCATCGCCCTTGACCGACGTCGCTGATTCTGCAGACGTCGACTCGCGCGATGGGTCCATGGACGGCGAAGGTTCGTTCGATGTCATAACGTCGGTCCTGTTTGAAAAAGTTGACGACCAGAGGAATGAATCATGTGACGACGAGGCCCATCGACGCCTCGCCCCCTTTGGTTTTCGAGGATACCACGTCCCAGGCGGTCCGGCGAAATACAGCATTGCAGATGCGACTGGCCACGGACGATCGGGTATCCATTCCGCACCAGGACGAGGACCGCGCCTATGCCGAACGAGCGAATGCGACTGGATTTACCAAAAATCCGTCAAATTCAAGCAAGATTTCCGCCATGAACACCGAAGTGACTTGGCTTCATAGAAGGGTTTTCCTGCGCGAATTCATTAAGATTCCGGCACGCCCCAGCGGTTTTCTGAAACCGCAAGAATTAAGACTTCGATAAGAAGGTGAGCGAATGATTGTGCAACACTGATTGAAGAGTTAAGCTCACTCGCGCAGCACATTTCTTCCCGCAGGGTCGTCATTGCTGGGCGTTATGCCCGGAGGTATCTCATGGATCGGCGTCGGGGTTTCACGTTGATCGAGCTGCTGGTCGTGATCGCCATTATCGCGGTCTTGATAGCGCTCTTGCTTCCCGCCGTACAGTCGGCGCGCGAAGCGGCGCGTCGCGCGCAATGTGTGAACAATCTGAAGCAATTAGGACTCGCGATGCATAACTACGTGTCCCAGAACGATACGTTCCCGCCGGTGGTGCAGAACGGCGGCCTGATCGTCTGGAATAATTTCGGCGGCCTTTATTTCGATCCGTGGCCGCTTGACTGGACGGCTTCCATCCTGCCGCAGATGGAGCAGCAGCCACTGTACAACGCCCTGAACTGGGGGCTTAGCAGCGGCTTCGGCGGAGCTGGGTGGGACCAACAGAACACGACGGTCCTGGCCACGCAGCTCTCCAGCGTCCTGTGCCCGTCGGAGAACCTCAAGAACACGACGCAAGGGCCGGGCACCCGCAAGAACTACATGGCCAGCATCGGCGGTCCGGCCAATTTCATGGCGTGGAGCGGCATCCTCGTACCGCTCAAGGACGGCACGAACAACTGGATGGGCGCCCCCACCAGTTCCAACTGCGGGCAAACGGTCGGGTTCGAGTCGATCACCGACGGATCCTCCAATACCGCTTTGATCAGCGAGTCGCTGATCGGCTCCGGCCCATCCTCACCGATTCCCCTGTCTTCGACGACCCGACGCGGCACGTATATGTGGAAACCGGGCCTGACTAACAACTTGAATCAAGGGCCGGCGGGCGGGCCTTCCGCTCAGCAGTTCGTCCAAGCCTGCATGGCCATACCCGGCAGCCAAATGTCGTTCGGCCCGGGGGCACCCCCGAACGGCAACTACTGGATCGTCGGAAACCCCGGCTCTTGCTTGCTGTGGGACACCTACAACCACTTCTCGCCCCCGAACGGCACCGGTTGCATGGCGGACAACGACCCCAATTCGAGCGCTTACGGGCACGTCGCGGATGCCATGCCCCCTTCAAGCAATCATCCTGGCGGAGTCAACGTCGTCTTCGGCGACGGTTCGGTGAGGTTCATCAAGAACTCCATTAGTATTCCGGTCTGGTGGGCGATCGGTACCCGCAACGGCAACGAGATCGTCTCGGCCGACCAGTATTAATCCGGCGCGCGTCCGCTTCGACCAACTTCCACGTCGGTCAAGGCGACCTTGTCCTTCGCCCTTTGTCTTCGAGCTATTCTACTACCAGGTGACAGACATCGGCCGGGGTGCGAGTGACGCCCCCCGGGCCGGTTCGAAATTCCCACTTTCGCGAAAGCTAATTCCAGGGAGAGTTTGATGAAGCGATTCGTCTCGTGCTTCGCCGCTGGCATCCTGGCCCTTGCCATCGTTGGTTGTGGCGACTCAGGCGTCACCGAGGGGACCGTGCCCTTCAAGGCCACCGACACCAATACGAAGCAGTTCGAGGACATGAAGAAGCAGATGATGGCTAACGTCAAGGGGCCCACCCCTAAGAAGACGGCCTCACCGGCGGTGAAGCCAGCGGCCACGGCCGAGCCCGAAAAGAAAAACTGAAACAGGGCAAGCCAAGCAATGACCAGACGACGGCTGCTTCGCGCCCGCGCGGCGGCCGTCGCCATGGAGTCGAGTATACATATGATGAAATCTCGAAATCGTCAATGGATGTTCCTCGGCGCCCTGGCGGTATTGCTCGCGGTCGGGTTGCTTTCCAGCCGCCGTCCCCTGGCCGACGCCCTTTATGATAGGGCCAGGGCCGAGTATCAGGCGGGCCACCAAGAGAGCGCTCGAAGGTACGTCGGCGTCTTGAGTGTGCTGCGACGACCGACGCCCTTCGATCGCCTGTTGCGTGGGATGCTCGCCGCGTCGGATCAGCGGTTGGACGAGGCGTTCGCCGAACTCGCCGCGATCCCCGACGGGCATCCCCTGGCACCTCCGGCTCGGATCGTCGCCGGCCAGGCGGAGCTGCGCAGGGGGCGAATTCGCGACGCCGAGACGTACTTCCTCGACGCCGTGCGGCTCGCCCCCTATGCGCTTCAGGCTCGTCGCGAGCTGGCGTACATCTACAACATCCAGCATCGCCAGACCGAGATGGACGACCAGCTCGAAGCGTTCGGCGAGCTTCAAACTTTGAATTTTGCTTACGTCTTGCTCTGGAGCAAGACGCGAACCGTGGGATGGAGCCCCAAGGCCGACATGCCCACGCTTCGCAAGTACGTCGACGCCGATAAGGACGATCGATGGTCGCGGCTGGCCCTCGCCGAAGGTTTGCGGCGACAAGACGACCTTGATGGCGCCCAGGCGCTGATGGACGAGCTGGAGGAGTCCGATCCCGAGGGGCTGGCCATGCGAGCGACCCTCGCTCTCGACCGGGGCGATTTTCCGACGGCGGAATCGCTGATCGCGAGTGGGAGTCGCGACAACCCCGCGCTCGCCCGCCTACGCGGCCAGCTCGCGCTGCGGAAGCGCGATGCGGACGCCGCCGTCGAAGCCTACCGGATCGCCTACGACGCCGACCCGCTCGACCGCTCATCGGTCTTCGGCCTGGGCACCGCGCTCCACATGAAAGGCGACGAGACGGCCGCCGCGCCCTACCTCGCCGCCGCCCGCAAACAGGACGCCCTCTTCGCGATCGTCGCCTACGCCGCCACCGAGAAGGGGGAGAAAGATCCGGAGGTCCCCCGCAAACTGGGCCTCGCCTGCGCCGAGGCCGGGCGCATCCCCGAGGCGCGCGCCTGGCTGAAACTGGCGATCAAGAACGACCCGCTGGACCGCTCGACGCAGCAATCGCTCTACCAGCTCGACAAGGAACATCCTCCCCAATTCGCCGGCCTGAGCCGCACCCTCCCCTCGAACTCGCCCGACGGCTTGGTCCAGCAAGGCAGCCTTGCCGGCGTGCCGCGCCAGCGGAAGAATGGATCAACCGAACCCGTCGTCTCACCGCGTTGAACTCTCATGAAGCCAGGCCGATGACTCGCCGACTCTTCATCCTTACCGGATGGTTCGCCCTCGCGACGACGATCGCGGTCGCGGCCGTCTGGGCGACGAGCCTGTACATGATCCGCGGCAGCCTCGACCGGGCCGATCGGGAGATGGAGGCCAGCGACTACACGGCGGCCGCCGCTCGGCTGCGCGCGATCCGTCGCTGGCAGCCGTCCGACCCTGAGATCGCCTTCCGACTCGGCGTCTGCGAAGAGCATCTCGACCGCCCCGACGCCGCAATCGCCGCCTGGGCCTCGGTCGCCACGGAAAGCCCTTACTGGGGCCCGGCCGCGCACGGACGGGCGCGGCTCGCGATCAAGCACCTCGGCGCGTTTCGCGACGCCGAAACGCTGCTCACGGCTTTGAGAGATCGCAAAGACCCCGCGTCGGCCCGGAGCGACTGGATGCTCGCCGAACTCTGGATCTGGCAAGGCCGGATGGGCGAGGTTCGCCGCGTGTTCGAGGGCTTGTTCGGGAAGGTCCGCAGCGACGACCGCCGCACGGCGCTCCGCGAACACTGGCGACTCGACGCCATGCTCGAAGGCCGCGAGGACGCCGACCAACCGCTCCAGGCGGCGACCGAGCGCTCGCCCGACGACGACCGCGCCTGGCTCGCGCGCGCGAACATCGCGCTGCGTTCGGGAAAGCTCGACGAAGCCGGCGACTGGCTTCGTCGCTGCGAGGCGCAAGGCAAGGGCGACGCCGCCGTCAACCGCCTTCGGGTCCAATGGGCGATGTCCGCCGACCGGCCCGACGAGGTGCGCCGGGGACTGCTCGATCTCTCCGCCGACCGTCTTGAGCCCGTCGACGCGCTCGCCATCCGGGCCTGGACCGCCGGCCGCGCCCACGACAACCGAGCCGAGGCCGACGCC contains:
- a CDS encoding DUF1559 domain-containing protein; amino-acid sequence: MDRRRGFTLIELLVVIAIIAVLIALLLPAVQSAREAARRAQCVNNLKQLGLAMHNYVSQNDTFPPVVQNGGLIVWNNFGGLYFDPWPLDWTASILPQMEQQPLYNALNWGLSSGFGGAGWDQQNTTVLATQLSSVLCPSENLKNTTQGPGTRKNYMASIGGPANFMAWSGILVPLKDGTNNWMGAPTSSNCGQTVGFESITDGSSNTALISESLIGSGPSSPIPLSSTTRRGTYMWKPGLTNNLNQGPAGGPSAQQFVQACMAIPGSQMSFGPGAPPNGNYWIVGNPGSCLLWDTYNHFSPPNGTGCMADNDPNSSAYGHVADAMPPSSNHPGGVNVVFGDGSVRFIKNSISIPVWWAIGTRNGNEIVSADQY
- a CDS encoding tetratricopeptide repeat protein; this translates as MMKSRNRQWMFLGALAVLLAVGLLSSRRPLADALYDRARAEYQAGHQESARRYVGVLSVLRRPTPFDRLLRGMLAASDQRLDEAFAELAAIPDGHPLAPPARIVAGQAELRRGRIRDAETYFLDAVRLAPYALQARRELAYIYNIQHRQTEMDDQLEAFGELQTLNFAYVLLWSKTRTVGWSPKADMPTLRKYVDADKDDRWSRLALAEGLRRQDDLDGAQALMDELEESDPEGLAMRATLALDRGDFPTAESLIASGSRDNPALARLRGQLALRKRDADAAVEAYRIAYDADPLDRSSVFGLGTALHMKGDETAAAPYLAAARKQDALFAIVAYAATEKGEKDPEVPRKLGLACAEAGRIPEARAWLKLAIKNDPLDRSTQQSLYQLDKEHPPQFAGLSRTLPSNSPDGLVQQGSLAGVPRQRKNGSTEPVVSPR